In Apium graveolens cultivar Ventura chromosome 10, ASM990537v1, whole genome shotgun sequence, the following are encoded in one genomic region:
- the LOC141689934 gene encoding uncharacterized protein LOC141689934: MAMRTKTARLLSSITHKPTLQNTTSINGPFKNQPDPFFGSGSGSFSSSAANSEMMNSSRLVGWKGYEEYRRALYGGNITHKALLVDAVGTLVIPSQPMAQIYRQIGEKYGVDYSEDEILNRYRRAYEQPWGRSRLRYVNDGRPFWQYIVSSSTGCSDSQYFEELYNYYTTDKAWHLCDPNAEKVFKALRNAGVKIAVVSNFDTRLRPLLRALNCDHWFDAVAVSAEVAAEKPNPTIFLRACELLDVKPEDAVHVGDDRRNDIWGARDAGCDAWLWGSDVYSFKEVAQRIGVQV; this comes from the exons ATGGCAATGAGAACGAAAACTGCTAGGCTCCTTTCTTCCATAACCCACAAACCCACTCTTCAAAACACCACCTCCATTAATGGACCTTTCAAGAACCAACCCGACCCGTTTTTCGGGTCCGGGTCCGGATCATTCTCATCATCTGCAGCTAACTCAGAGATGATGAATTCTTCAAGACTGGTGGGGTGGAAAGGTTATGAAGAATATAGAAGAGCTTTGTATGGTGGTAATATCACTCATAAGGCTCTTCTTGTTGATGCTGTTGGCACTCTTGTTATTCCCTCTCAACCCATGGCCCag ATATACAGACAAATTGGTGAGAAGTATGGTGTGGATTACTCTGAAGATGAGATATTGAATAGATACAGGAGAGCTTATGAGCAGCCTTGGGGTAGATCTCGATTAAG ATATGTTAATGACGGGAGACCATTTTGGCAATATATAGTTAGTTCATCAACTGGCTGTTCAGATTCCCAATACTTTGAAGAGCTGTATAACTACTATACCACTGATAAG GCATGGCATCTCTGTGATCCAAATGCTGAGAAAGTTTTTAAGGCCTTGAGAAATGCAGGAGTAAAAATTGCTGTTGTGTCAAACTTTGATACAAGGTTAAGACCTCTGTTGCGGGCTTTGAATTGTGATCACTGGTTTGATGCTGTGGCAGTCTCAGCTGAA GTTGCAGCGGAAAAGCCAAACCCCACAATTTTCCTTAGAGCTTGTGAGTTGTTGGATGTCAAACCTGAGGATGCAGTTCATGTAGGAGATGATCGTAGAAATGACATCTGGGGTGCAAGAGATGCAGGTTGTGATGCTTGGCTTTGGGGAAGCGATGTCTATTCCTTTAAAGAG